The proteins below come from a single Streptomyces tubercidicus genomic window:
- a CDS encoding response regulator — protein sequence MRVLLVDDHQVVRRGLRTFLEVQEDIEVVGEASDGAEGIAAAEELRPDVVLMDVKMPGMDGIEALRTLRERDNPARVLIVTSFTEQRTVVPALRAGAAGYVYKDIDPEALAGAIRSVHAGHVLLQPEVAGALLAQEENNGGQGRGTSLTDREREVLGLIADGRSNREIARALVLSEKTVKTHVSNILMKLDLADRTQAALWAVRHGIGA from the coding sequence ATCCGCGTCCTGCTCGTCGACGATCACCAGGTCGTACGCCGCGGGCTGCGGACGTTCCTGGAGGTCCAGGAGGACATCGAGGTGGTGGGCGAGGCGTCCGACGGGGCCGAGGGCATCGCCGCCGCCGAGGAACTGCGCCCGGACGTGGTCCTGATGGACGTCAAGATGCCCGGCATGGACGGCATCGAGGCGCTCCGCACGCTGCGCGAACGGGACAACCCCGCCCGGGTGCTGATCGTGACGAGCTTCACCGAACAGCGCACCGTCGTCCCGGCGCTGCGCGCGGGCGCGGCCGGCTATGTCTACAAGGACATCGACCCGGAGGCCCTGGCCGGCGCCATCCGCTCCGTCCACGCGGGCCATGTCCTGCTCCAGCCGGAAGTGGCCGGCGCGCTGCTCGCCCAGGAGGAGAACAACGGCGGCCAGGGGCGCGGTACGTCCCTCACCGACCGGGAGCGCGAGGTCCTCGGCCTGATCGCGGACGGCCGCTCCAACCGCGAGATCGCCCGCGCGCTGGTGCTGTCCGAGAAGACCGTCAAGACCCATGTCTCCAACATCCTCATGAAGCTCGACCTTGCCGACCGCACCCAGGCCGCCCTGTGGGCCGTACGGCACGGCATCGGGGCCTGA
- a CDS encoding GAF domain-containing sensor histidine kinase: MTNGPGAGIPAVSTAILAMSRHLEVRDVLKTIVASARELLDAEYAALGVPDDHGGFAQFVVDGVSAEQWKAIGPLPRQHGILAAMLHNATPERLADVRADPRFGGWPDAHPDMSDFLGLPVADGDEILGALFLANKRCPKPAGGCGFTEEDERLLGILAQHAAIALTNARLYERSRELTIAGERARLAHELHDAVAQKLFSLRLTAQAATALVDRDPARAKDELHQVTALAAEAADELRAAVIELRPAALDEDGLVATLRSQAQVLDRAHSARVTFAAHSVRALPAAQEEAVLRVAQEALHNALRHSGAKTVEVTLTRDGQGALLRIADDGCGFDPRAVRRAGRHLGLVSMHDRAGGVGGKLTVESEPGKGTAVEMEVPGG, from the coding sequence ATGACCAACGGACCGGGAGCCGGGATCCCCGCGGTGAGCACCGCGATCCTGGCGATGAGCAGGCACCTGGAGGTGCGCGACGTCCTCAAGACGATCGTGGCCTCGGCCCGCGAGCTGCTGGACGCCGAGTACGCCGCCCTGGGAGTGCCCGACGACCACGGCGGCTTCGCCCAGTTCGTGGTGGACGGCGTCAGTGCCGAGCAGTGGAAGGCCATCGGCCCGCTGCCCCGCCAGCACGGCATCCTCGCCGCGATGCTGCACAACGCCACCCCCGAGCGGCTCGCCGACGTCCGCGCCGACCCGCGCTTCGGCGGCTGGCCCGACGCCCACCCCGATATGTCCGACTTCCTCGGCCTGCCGGTCGCCGACGGTGACGAGATCCTCGGCGCGCTCTTCCTGGCCAACAAGCGCTGCCCCAAGCCGGCCGGCGGCTGCGGTTTCACCGAGGAGGACGAGCGGCTGCTCGGGATACTCGCCCAGCACGCCGCCATCGCCCTGACCAACGCCCGCCTCTACGAACGCAGCCGCGAGCTGACCATCGCCGGGGAGCGCGCCCGGCTCGCCCACGAACTGCACGACGCCGTCGCCCAGAAGCTCTTCTCGCTCCGCCTCACCGCCCAGGCCGCCACCGCCCTGGTCGACCGCGACCCGGCGCGCGCCAAGGACGAGCTGCACCAGGTCACCGCGCTGGCCGCGGAGGCCGCCGACGAACTCCGGGCCGCCGTCATCGAACTGCGGCCCGCGGCCCTGGACGAGGACGGCCTGGTCGCCACCCTCCGCTCGCAGGCCCAGGTCCTGGACCGCGCCCACTCCGCACGGGTCACCTTCGCGGCCCACAGCGTCCGGGCACTGCCCGCCGCCCAGGAGGAGGCCGTTCTCCGGGTCGCCCAGGAGGCGCTGCACAACGCCCTGCGGCACTCCGGAGCCAAGACCGTCGAGGTGACCCTGACCCGCGACGGCCAGGGCGCGCTGCTGCGGATCGCCGACGACGGCTGTGGCTTCGACCCCCGCGCGGTCCGCCGGGCCGGCCGTCACCTCGGCCTGGTCTCGATGCACGACCGCGCCGGCGGCGTCGGTGGAAAGCTCACCGTGGAGTCGGAGCCCGGCAAGGGCACCGCTGTCGAGATGGAGGTGCCCGGTGGCTGA
- a CDS encoding chaplin produces the protein MKNIKRAMAVTVAASGLALAGAGIASAHTPQAQGASMGSPGIVSGNSVQVPVHVPVNACGITATVIGALNPTFGTPCLNP, from the coding sequence GTGAAGAACATCAAGCGCGCAATGGCCGTCACGGTGGCGGCGAGCGGTCTCGCCCTCGCGGGCGCCGGCATCGCCTCGGCGCACACCCCGCAGGCGCAGGGCGCCTCGATGGGCTCCCCGGGCATCGTCTCCGGCAACAGCGTCCAGGTCCCGGTGCACGTCCCGGTGAACGCCTGCGGCATCACCGCCACCGTCATCGGTGCGCTCAACCCCACCTTCGGCACCCCCTGCCTCAACCCCTGA
- a CDS encoding SDR family NAD(P)-dependent oxidoreductase, whose translation MPVALITGASKGLGRALAAALAGRGWDLVVDARSAGPLEEAARKLRGAGRGTAARVVALPGDVADGGHRAALVAAAGELGGLDLLVNNASVLGAEPLVRLAEQPLDGLRAALEVNVVAPLALIQQALPLLRVSSYLPSYEEVVRRGEGPFSGRADGNGGAYDSHPYSENARNAGLSDSPPYIGTGGAILNISSDAAAEPYPTWGGYGAAKAALDQQSAVLAVEEPGLRVWWVDPGDMRTDLYAAAVPDDDASGRPLPGTVVPGLLRLLDGAAPSGRYSAAAAPGGVSSR comes from the coding sequence ATGCCGGTGGCGCTCATCACGGGGGCATCGAAGGGGCTGGGCCGGGCGCTGGCCGCGGCGCTGGCCGGGCGGGGCTGGGATCTGGTGGTGGACGCCAGGTCGGCGGGGCCGCTGGAGGAGGCGGCGCGGAAGCTGCGCGGCGCGGGGCGGGGGACGGCGGCGCGGGTGGTGGCGCTGCCCGGGGATGTGGCGGACGGCGGGCACCGGGCGGCGCTGGTGGCGGCGGCCGGTGAGCTGGGCGGGCTCGATCTGCTGGTGAACAACGCGAGTGTGCTGGGGGCGGAGCCGCTGGTGCGGCTGGCGGAGCAGCCGCTGGACGGGCTGCGGGCGGCGCTGGAGGTGAATGTGGTGGCGCCGCTGGCACTTATTCAGCAGGCTTTGCCGCTTTTGCGTGTGTCCTCCTATTTGCCGTCGTATGAGGAAGTCGTTCGCCGCGGGGAGGGCCCCTTTTCAGGAAGGGCCGACGGGAATGGCGGGGCATACGATTCACACCCCTATAGCGAGAATGCCCGAAATGCCGGATTGTCCGATTCGCCCCCTTATATAGGGACAGGTGGGGCGATTCTCAACATCAGCTCGGACGCGGCCGCCGAGCCCTATCCGACCTGGGGCGGATACGGGGCGGCAAAGGCGGCGCTGGACCAGCAGTCGGCGGTGCTCGCGGTGGAGGAACCGGGGCTGCGGGTGTGGTGGGTCGACCCGGGCGATATGCGGACCGATCTGTACGCGGCCGCCGTCCCGGACGACGACGCCTCGGGGCGCCCGCTGCCCGGGACGGTGGTCCCGGGCCTGCTGCGGCTGCTGGACGGCGCCGCCCCCAGCGGGCGGTACTCGGCGGCGGCCGCGCCCGGCGGAGTGAGCTCCCGGTGA